A genomic window from Actinomycetota bacterium includes:
- a CDS encoding DMT family transporter: MREKWRYHLFLFAVCWIWGLAFIAMKVLLDEVSFITLNLVRFLLSSLFLLPLVAAGWRRRPRLSVGEWTLVFLAGIAAAYGYHLAITYGETMVPAGTAGLVANITPVFAAVLSRLILYESLGAWKAAGIAMALGGVAVIAVFGGEELGAGRVRGVLFILLAAFSWALYTVILKPLAQERGAFFISAYAIFLGTAALLPLGLTGGGFVAEVKVLSAAGWAWMLFLSLGCTVLGYFLYAKGLEGLGASLSAFYIYLIAPIALFWGWLILGEALNAAVLAGTAMILAGLVSVGWEERKAYSGPGSSP; this comes from the coding sequence ATGCGTGAGAAGTGGAGATACCACCTCTTCCTCTTCGCCGTGTGCTGGATATGGGGGCTGGCCTTTATCGCCATGAAGGTGCTCCTGGACGAGGTCTCCTTCATTACCCTGAACCTGGTCCGCTTCCTGCTCTCCTCGCTCTTCCTGCTGCCCCTCGTGGCCGCGGGCTGGCGGCGGCGGCCGCGACTCAGCGTGGGGGAGTGGACGCTGGTCTTTCTGGCCGGTATTGCCGCCGCCTACGGTTACCACCTGGCCATAACCTACGGTGAGACCATGGTGCCCGCGGGGACGGCCGGGCTGGTGGCAAACATCACCCCCGTCTTCGCGGCGGTGCTCTCCCGCCTCATCCTCTACGAGAGCCTGGGGGCCTGGAAGGCGGCCGGAATCGCCATGGCCCTGGGCGGGGTGGCGGTGATAGCGGTGTTCGGAGGCGAGGAACTGGGCGCGGGGCGGGTGCGGGGCGTGCTCTTCATCCTGCTGGCCGCCTTCTCCTGGGCCCTGTACACGGTGATCCTCAAGCCCCTGGCCCAGGAGCGCGGCGCCTTCTTCATCAGCGCCTACGCCATCTTCCTGGGCACCGCGGCTCTGCTACCGTTGGGGCTCACCGGTGGCGGCTTCGTGGCGGAGGTCAAGGTGCTCTCCGCCGCGGGCTGGGCGTGGATGCTCTTCCTCAGCCTGGGCTGCACGGTGCTGGGGTACTTCCTCTACGCCAAGGGGTTGGAGGGCCTCGGGGCTTCCCTTTCCGCCTTCTACATCTATCTCATCGCGCCCATCGCCCTCTTCTGGGGGTGGCTCATCCTCGGCGAGGCCCTGAACGCGGCGGTCCTGGCGGGGACGGCCATGATCCTGGCCGGCCTGGTCTCGGTGGGGTGGGAGGAGAGGAAGGCCTATTCCGGTCCGGGCTCCTCGCCGTAG
- a CDS encoding prepilin-type N-terminal cleavage/methylation domain-containing protein, which produces MAKRIHREEGFTLIELMIVILIIGILVGIAVPVFLAARGSADEKTCMANRRTVVSASNVYCSDEDGGDGSYPTALADLAGYIDEDTADDSWVCPGGGTITWNWAAATPPAPTCDYPHPDI; this is translated from the coding sequence TTGGCTAAGAGAATACACAGGGAGGAAGGCTTCACCCTCATCGAGTTGATGATCGTTATTCTTATCATCGGTATCCTTGTTGGTATCGCGGTGCCAGTCTTCCTGGCCGCACGCGGAAGCGCCGACGAGAAGACCTGCATGGCCAACCGCAGGACGGTCGTATCCGCGTCGAACGTCTATTGCTCCGATGAGGACGGCGGAGATGGTTCTTACCCAACGGCACTCGCCGATCTGGCTGGTTACATCGACGAGGACACGGCCGACGACAGCTGGGTGTGCCCCGGTGGCGGGACCATCACCTGGAACTGGGCAGCCGCGACGCCGCCCGCTCCGACGTGTGACTACCCGCATCCCGATATTTAA
- a CDS encoding flavodoxin family protein: MKEKYVLAFNSSPRKEKGFTAMVLERFMAGAASEGAVTETVYLAGKKIADCLGCTWCWFKTPGVCRHKDDVPALHTKMLRADVVVHATPLYICNMNAIMKRFLDRIMPLAEPYQEYHDGVCSHPHDINREIRNVLVSTCGFPGLRNFDPLVLAEERMAEVGGGKLHAAILFPSSVLLARDPCPAEEQLEFVFKAGQEVVGEGIREETVRGYSRPFVEPQAYIDELNAVFRSLRERTS; encoded by the coding sequence ATGAAAGAGAAGTACGTCCTCGCCTTTAATTCCAGCCCGCGCAAGGAGAAGGGGTTTACGGCCATGGTGCTCGAGCGCTTCATGGCCGGCGCGGCCAGCGAAGGGGCCGTGACGGAGACCGTCTATCTCGCGGGCAAGAAGATCGCCGACTGCCTGGGGTGCACGTGGTGCTGGTTCAAGACCCCCGGGGTCTGCCGCCACAAGGACGACGTACCTGCCCTGCACACAAAGATGCTGCGGGCGGACGTGGTGGTCCACGCCACGCCGCTCTATATCTGCAACATGAACGCCATCATGAAGCGTTTCCTGGACCGCATCATGCCCCTGGCCGAACCCTACCAGGAATACCATGACGGCGTCTGCTCCCACCCGCACGATATCAACCGCGAGATCCGTAACGTGCTCGTCTCGACCTGCGGTTTCCCCGGCCTGCGCAACTTCGACCCCCTGGTGCTGGCCGAGGAACGCATGGCTGAGGTGGGGGGCGGCAAGCTGCACGCGGCCATCCTCTTCCCGTCCTCCGTTCTCCTGGCCCGCGATCCCTGCCCCGCGGAAGAGCAGCTCGAGTTCGTCTTCAAGGCCGGACAGGAGGTGGTGGGGGAGGGGATCAGAGAGGAAACGGTACGTGGCTACAGCCGCCCCTTCGTGGAGCCGCAGGCCTACATCGACGAGCTCAACGCCGTCTTCCGGTCGTTGCGGGAGAGGACCTCCTAA
- a CDS encoding FAD-dependent oxidoreductase: MRALVMGGGLAGLSAAVHLADEGFEVTLLEVEKELGGRAMSWVDEDGDTVDNALHVFFPHYVNILGFFEKVGGPDVIRWTNTLTYIAEGGDAAHFTPFNLPAPLHGMSMARFQHITPMDLLRFGPAAMRALSMGEAAVAAYDRMTVEDFLHGYGVSQHLIDNLLRAMVNGLTFLEPFEVSAKAAAYWIRNITTAKEAVKVGFARGGLGEIYVRKAVDYIKERGGKVMSGVGVKSIGIKDKAVLNVTPTRGRNMRADVYVSALPYEVLRRVLPEELFRYQYFRNLWRFEEAPSLSAMVWFDRRVLELANIATGIGTVFNWFADLTQVVPEAYPREGSVLELVITPCGHLRPLSDERVLDMVVADIRKILPGARDAEVVKSRLVRERQGIFAQRPHMDRYRPTQRTPLDNLYLCGDFTMAGHSAGMEGAVVSGKMATSAILLDKMGVVKDFVEHPHFSSGLIPFIKYGQPALLALLGVGLLRKRLSR; the protein is encoded by the coding sequence GTGCGAGCGCTGGTCATGGGAGGAGGTCTGGCGGGGCTTTCCGCGGCGGTCCACCTGGCGGACGAGGGCTTCGAGGTCACGCTCCTGGAGGTGGAGAAGGAGCTGGGGGGACGGGCAATGTCCTGGGTGGACGAGGACGGCGACACCGTGGACAATGCCCTGCACGTCTTCTTTCCCCATTACGTGAACATCCTGGGGTTTTTCGAGAAGGTGGGAGGCCCGGACGTCATCCGCTGGACGAACACCCTCACCTATATCGCGGAGGGCGGGGACGCGGCCCATTTCACCCCCTTCAACTTGCCCGCCCCCCTGCACGGCATGTCCATGGCCAGGTTCCAGCACATCACCCCCATGGACCTGCTGCGCTTCGGCCCCGCGGCCATGCGCGCCCTCTCCATGGGCGAGGCGGCCGTGGCCGCCTACGACCGCATGACCGTTGAGGACTTCCTGCACGGTTACGGCGTCTCCCAGCACCTCATCGACAACCTGCTGCGGGCCATGGTCAACGGGCTCACCTTCCTCGAGCCCTTCGAGGTGTCGGCGAAGGCGGCAGCCTACTGGATACGCAACATCACCACCGCCAAGGAGGCGGTGAAGGTGGGGTTCGCCCGCGGCGGGCTGGGCGAGATCTACGTGCGCAAGGCCGTCGACTACATAAAGGAGCGAGGCGGCAAGGTCATGAGCGGGGTCGGGGTGAAGTCCATCGGCATCAAGGACAAGGCGGTGCTCAATGTCACCCCCACCAGGGGGCGTAACATGCGCGCCGACGTCTACGTGTCCGCGCTCCCCTACGAGGTGCTGCGGCGCGTGCTGCCGGAGGAGCTCTTCCGCTACCAGTATTTCCGCAACCTGTGGCGTTTCGAGGAGGCGCCTTCCCTCTCGGCCATGGTCTGGTTCGACCGCAGGGTGCTGGAGCTCGCCAACATCGCCACGGGGATCGGCACAGTCTTCAACTGGTTCGCCGACCTCACCCAGGTGGTCCCCGAAGCCTACCCGCGGGAGGGATCGGTGCTGGAGCTGGTCATCACGCCGTGTGGTCACCTCAGGCCCCTGAGCGACGAGCGCGTCCTGGATATGGTGGTGGCGGACATCCGCAAGATCCTCCCCGGGGCGCGCGACGCGGAGGTGGTGAAGTCGCGCCTGGTGCGGGAGAGGCAGGGCATCTTCGCCCAACGCCCGCACATGGACCGCTACCGCCCCACCCAGAGGACCCCACTGGACAACCTCTACCTCTGCGGCGATTTCACCATGGCCGGCCACTCGGCGGGCATGGAGGGGGCGGTGGTCTCGGGCAAGATGGCGACCTCGGCCATCCTGCTGGACAAGATGGGGGTGGTGAAGGACTTCGTGGAGCACCCCCATTTCTCCAGCGGCCTCATCCCCTTCATCAAGTACGGCCAGCCGGCCCTGCTGGCTCTCCTGGGCGTGGGCCTCCTTAGAAAACGCCTCTCCAGGTAG
- a CDS encoding FtsX-like permease family protein, which produces MRLLRKKLRREILESKFRFFAIASVVAIGILLFTASYMSFLNLSKSYQYTYERLNFADLLVRLDHAPERVVERLSELPNIELLTPRVNDPLGMELEDGTRITGQIIGVPDEEPYVNMLYLREGEALTGQEQELTTLVEYHFATFNDLHEGDTIYAVKNGERVPVRIAGVVSSPEYMVVFRNRQFPMTSATVYGVFYFNMDQARALTGFASNSFNEFAFTLKDYALLETTENQVREVLKPYGIEEVTNRDNQISNTLLEMDLRSFHDFALFFPILFFSIAAFSIYMILSRLVRTQRPIIGLMRAVGYSSRRVLFHYMSFALVVGLVGVVFGSLLGLAATGLVSKLYSIQMKIPFVKYGVYPQVFLFGFLMAMAFCAISGIVPARRSAKVQPTEALRGVVDPMKYGKVSWVERLLPRIGRLRVFWRLPLRNIFRNRRRTAFTVIGIMFAIILIMLNLGINDTVNANMDQAFNHLFTFDIAVLFLDPQTRVTQSKIEKIPGVTLVEPTVGAPCTISNGDEDVDSILMGALVDTVMRGFLDEKNNEVQISPNHCLMSRNYRDQLGVDVGDMVEVTSQNRSRSFMVSDFIMEPMGSFVYVPVEEARQLLGYGTKSSAFYIQVDEGYYQQVRDSLYEMPEVLTLVDLSQIKAEINSYMALLYIVIAVMLVFGIIMAFSLVFNTSTINIMEREQEVATMLTLGVPQWKASLSLTLENVMMGLLGLIPGYIAARFVMVQAMKLYETDLFAFTPAISVWTFVITGVMVIVLMVLSEFPSLRHIHRLDLAQSTKRRSL; this is translated from the coding sequence TTGAGATTACTGCGTAAGAAACTGCGGCGGGAGATACTGGAGTCGAAGTTCCGCTTCTTCGCCATAGCCTCGGTGGTGGCCATCGGGATCCTGCTCTTCACCGCCTCCTACATGTCCTTCCTCAACCTCTCCAAGTCCTACCAGTACACCTACGAGCGGCTCAACTTCGCGGACCTGCTGGTGCGCCTGGACCACGCCCCGGAACGCGTGGTTGAACGCCTGTCCGAACTCCCCAACATCGAACTCCTCACCCCCAGGGTGAACGATCCCCTGGGCATGGAGCTGGAGGACGGCACGCGCATCACCGGCCAGATCATCGGGGTGCCCGACGAGGAGCCCTACGTGAACATGCTCTACCTGAGAGAGGGCGAGGCGCTCACCGGGCAGGAACAGGAACTCACGACCCTGGTCGAATACCACTTCGCCACCTTCAACGACCTGCACGAAGGGGACACCATCTACGCTGTCAAGAACGGCGAGCGGGTGCCGGTGCGCATCGCCGGCGTGGTCAGCAGCCCCGAGTACATGGTGGTCTTCCGCAACCGCCAGTTCCCCATGACCTCGGCCACGGTGTACGGCGTCTTCTACTTCAACATGGACCAGGCCCGCGCGCTCACAGGCTTCGCCTCCAACTCCTTTAACGAGTTCGCCTTCACCTTGAAGGACTACGCGCTGCTGGAGACCACCGAGAACCAGGTGCGGGAGGTCCTCAAACCATACGGCATCGAGGAGGTCACCAACAGGGACAACCAGATCTCCAACACCCTGCTGGAGATGGACCTGCGCTCGTTCCACGACTTCGCCCTCTTCTTCCCCATCCTCTTCTTTTCCATCGCCGCCTTCAGCATCTACATGATCCTCTCCCGGCTGGTGCGCACCCAGAGGCCCATCATCGGCCTCATGCGCGCCGTGGGGTATTCCTCCCGCCGGGTGCTCTTCCACTACATGTCCTTCGCGCTGGTGGTGGGGCTGGTGGGGGTGGTGTTCGGCAGCCTGTTGGGGCTGGCGGCGACCGGCCTCGTCTCGAAGCTATATTCCATCCAGATGAAGATCCCCTTCGTGAAGTACGGCGTCTACCCCCAGGTCTTCCTGTTCGGGTTCCTCATGGCCATGGCCTTCTGCGCCATCTCGGGCATCGTGCCGGCGCGCAGGTCGGCGAAGGTCCAGCCCACCGAGGCCCTTCGCGGCGTGGTCGACCCCATGAAATACGGCAAGGTCTCGTGGGTGGAGAGGCTGCTGCCGCGCATCGGCAGGCTGCGCGTCTTCTGGCGGCTGCCCCTGCGCAACATCTTCCGCAACCGGCGGCGCACCGCCTTCACAGTCATCGGGATCATGTTCGCCATCATCCTCATCATGCTCAACCTGGGCATCAACGATACCGTCAACGCCAACATGGACCAGGCCTTCAACCACCTCTTCACCTTCGATATCGCGGTGCTCTTCCTCGACCCGCAGACGCGCGTGACCCAGAGCAAGATCGAGAAGATACCGGGAGTGACCCTGGTGGAGCCCACGGTGGGCGCTCCGTGCACCATCAGCAACGGCGACGAGGACGTGGACAGCATCCTCATGGGCGCCCTGGTGGACACGGTGATGCGGGGGTTCCTGGACGAGAAGAACAACGAGGTGCAGATCTCTCCCAACCACTGCCTTATGAGCCGGAACTACCGCGACCAGTTGGGAGTGGACGTCGGGGACATGGTCGAGGTCACCTCCCAGAACCGTTCCCGTTCCTTCATGGTCTCTGATTTCATCATGGAGCCCATGGGGTCCTTCGTCTATGTGCCGGTGGAGGAGGCCAGGCAGCTGCTGGGTTACGGGACGAAGTCCTCGGCCTTCTACATCCAGGTGGACGAGGGCTACTACCAGCAGGTCAGGGACTCCCTCTACGAGATGCCCGAGGTGCTCACCCTGGTCGACCTGAGCCAGATCAAGGCGGAGATCAACTCCTATATGGCGTTGCTGTACATCGTAATCGCGGTGATGCTTGTCTTCGGGATCATCATGGCCTTCTCCCTCGTCTTCAACACCTCGACCATCAACATCATGGAGAGGGAGCAGGAGGTGGCCACCATGCTCACCCTGGGGGTGCCGCAGTGGAAGGCCTCGCTCTCCCTGACCCTGGAGAACGTGATGATGGGGCTGCTGGGGCTCATCCCCGGCTATATCGCCGCGCGTTTCGTCATGGTCCAGGCCATGAAGCTGTACGAGACCGATCTCTTCGCCTTCACCCCCGCAATCTCCGTGTGGACCTTCGTGATCACCGGGGTCATGGTCATCGTGCTCATGGTGCTCTCGGAGTTCCCGTCGCTAAGGCACATCCACCGCCTGGACCTGGCCCAGTCCACCAAGCGGCGCTCGCTTTAG
- a CDS encoding fibronectin type III domain-containing protein — protein sequence MREKLYSQYLLRALDGEDLRLDVELGGLVVLGNRVRGTAPEISGLSEDARRRIWNGAVSQGRELTREATRGRLVPRLAWAAAALAAAALITILAIVLVGGGGPVPWEPGNMSMLFVERGEVTIRDVQGEERKAGDDEVIEAGDTILASADAQCIVEFESGCIMRLYGEGEVGFAAGEEGLVAEVARGQTYHRVVEGARYTARATGVSVAARGTAFTFDVRGEAGKIISVQSAVEVTLDAAEIEGLASQLEQGDVLIYGGPEGPRVQEVTLEDLDSEWLRWNKSLDEALGLPVGELSRLDEAVADGEPPEPQAPTGEEGEQPAPQPQPSPAPAPTPTPTPPVEKSVSLTGSARAGAVDFSWTVTGYSGYQGFKLCRSETNPSPSYPGDWWMYVDGAASRSATDTSVQAGHTYYYRLAVYNAGDVLGYSNAVQVTVPGAPAELSITLSATAASGKISLSWDVSGGGTYSGFKVCRSETNPSPAYPGDTCTYVDASARSFTDTGVTSGHTYYYRVGIYKDGTIIKYSNAVKVTVP from the coding sequence ATGAGAGAGAAACTGTACTCGCAGTATCTCCTTCGCGCCCTCGACGGCGAGGACCTGCGGCTGGACGTGGAGCTCGGTGGACTGGTCGTGCTGGGGAACAGAGTGCGCGGCACGGCGCCAGAGATATCCGGCTTGAGCGAAGACGCCCGTCGCAGGATCTGGAACGGGGCCGTCTCACAGGGTCGCGAACTCACGCGCGAGGCTACCCGTGGCCGTCTGGTGCCCCGCCTGGCCTGGGCGGCCGCGGCGTTGGCGGCGGCGGCCCTCATCACCATCCTGGCCATCGTCCTCGTCGGCGGGGGCGGGCCGGTGCCGTGGGAGCCGGGCAACATGTCCATGCTCTTCGTAGAACGCGGCGAGGTCACCATACGCGATGTCCAGGGAGAGGAGCGTAAAGCCGGAGACGATGAGGTCATCGAGGCGGGCGATACCATCCTGGCGTCCGCAGATGCCCAGTGCATCGTCGAGTTCGAGTCGGGCTGCATCATGCGCCTGTACGGCGAGGGGGAGGTGGGATTCGCCGCCGGCGAGGAAGGCCTGGTCGCGGAGGTCGCGAGGGGCCAGACCTACCACCGCGTCGTGGAGGGCGCCAGGTACACCGCCCGTGCCACGGGTGTTTCCGTCGCCGCCCGGGGTACGGCCTTCACTTTCGACGTGCGCGGTGAAGCGGGTAAGATCATCTCGGTGCAATCGGCAGTGGAGGTGACCCTGGACGCCGCGGAGATAGAGGGACTCGCCTCCCAGCTCGAACAGGGCGACGTTCTCATCTACGGGGGGCCGGAGGGGCCGCGGGTACAGGAGGTCACGCTCGAGGACCTGGACAGCGAGTGGTTGAGGTGGAACAAGTCCCTCGACGAGGCGCTGGGCCTTCCCGTCGGGGAGCTCTCCAGGCTGGACGAGGCGGTGGCGGACGGAGAACCCCCGGAGCCGCAGGCCCCCACCGGGGAAGAGGGCGAGCAGCCGGCCCCGCAACCGCAGCCGTCCCCGGCGCCCGCACCCACTCCCACCCCGACGCCCCCCGTGGAGAAGAGCGTCTCGCTCACGGGGTCGGCGCGAGCGGGAGCGGTGGACTTCTCCTGGACCGTCACCGGCTACAGCGGTTACCAGGGCTTCAAGCTCTGCCGCTCCGAGACCAACCCCTCGCCCTCATATCCCGGTGACTGGTGGATGTATGTCGACGGGGCCGCTTCACGTTCCGCCACGGATACCAGCGTGCAGGCGGGGCATACCTATTACTACCGGCTTGCCGTGTACAATGCGGGAGATGTCCTGGGTTACAGCAACGCCGTCCAGGTGACCGTTCCCGGTGCGCCCGCGGAGCTCTCCATCACCCTCAGCGCGACGGCGGCCAGCGGCAAGATCTCGCTCAGTTGGGACGTGAGCGGGGGAGGCACCTATTCCGGCTTCAAGGTCTGCCGCTCCGAGACCAACCCCTCGCCCGCTTATCCCGGCGACACCTGCACCTACGTGGACGCCAGCGCGAGGTCCTTTACCGACACCGGGGTAACCTCGGGGCACACGTACTATTACCGCGTGGGCATCTACAAGGACGGCACCATCATCAAGTACAGCAACGCCGTCAAGGTCACCGTCCCCTAG
- a CDS encoding DUF1786 family protein: MKILAIDIGAGTQDILLYDSEKQLENCVKMVLPSPSPLLAARVKALGVGDLFVGGHTVGGGSFSRAVKAHLAAGNRVFMTAAAAYSLRNNLDDVEAMGVQVVDGPPAGFSGTAITADELDLAPLRSLLQAVGEDLDHLDAVAVAVQDHGAYTTGESNRKTRLAHMRRRLEEDPDPRTLSYLAGEVPAAFPRMASAAARLREQLSCSTILVMDTAPAAVAGCLSDPTVAKKEGGDLLLINAGNGHTLACLMRGGKVAAVLEHHTKRLQPSAFASYLASFCRGEARDSDEYMASGHGLFYVAEPREIEELDLIAVTGPNRELLEGTGLDTHYPSPGGDMMMTGPMGLVRAVLGSGL, encoded by the coding sequence TTGAAGATACTGGCTATAGATATCGGGGCGGGGACCCAGGACATCCTCCTCTACGACTCAGAAAAACAGCTGGAGAACTGCGTGAAGATGGTCCTTCCCAGCCCCAGCCCCCTGCTCGCGGCGCGGGTGAAGGCGCTCGGTGTCGGGGACCTCTTCGTGGGCGGGCACACCGTCGGCGGGGGGTCGTTCTCCCGAGCGGTGAAAGCGCACCTCGCGGCGGGGAACCGCGTCTTCATGACCGCCGCCGCCGCCTACTCGCTCCGCAACAACCTGGACGACGTCGAAGCGATGGGGGTGCAGGTAGTCGATGGACCTCCCGCGGGGTTCAGCGGCACCGCCATCACCGCCGACGAGCTCGACCTAGCGCCCCTGCGCTCGCTGCTGCAGGCGGTAGGGGAAGACCTGGACCACCTGGACGCGGTGGCGGTGGCGGTGCAGGACCACGGCGCATACACGACGGGAGAGAGCAACCGCAAAACCCGCCTGGCCCATATGCGCCGCCGCCTGGAGGAAGACCCCGATCCCCGCACCCTCTCCTACCTGGCCGGGGAGGTGCCTGCCGCTTTTCCGCGCATGGCTTCCGCCGCGGCGCGCCTGCGCGAGCAGCTCTCCTGCTCTACCATCCTGGTCATGGACACCGCTCCCGCCGCGGTGGCTGGTTGCCTGTCCGACCCCACGGTCGCCAAGAAGGAGGGCGGCGACCTGCTCCTCATCAACGCCGGAAACGGCCACACCCTGGCCTGCCTCATGCGCGGCGGCAAGGTGGCCGCCGTCTTAGAGCATCACACCAAGCGCCTGCAGCCCTCCGCCTTCGCATCCTACCTGGCGTCATTCTGCCGCGGCGAGGCCAGGGACTCAGACGAGTACATGGCGTCGGGGCACGGCCTCTTCTACGTCGCGGAGCCGCGGGAGATAGAGGAACTCGACCTCATCGCCGTCACCGGACCAAACCGCGAGCTGCTGGAGGGCACGGGGCTGGACACCCACTACCCCTCGCCCGGGGGCGACATGATGATGACCGGTCCCATGGGCCTCGTCCGCGCCGTCCTGGGGTCAGGTCTTTGA
- a CDS encoding sigma-70 family RNA polymerase sigma factor yields MPLVPMDQEKEKELVLKAGTSMDAFAELYEHYVDGIYGYVLRRVGNVSDAEDITARTFEKALGGIGDFKWKGASFCSWLVRIAANNVIDHYRREGKAKMVDLEEVLPQLEASDNPTRGIERQEENRLLLRAMLSLPEKHRVVIELKFIDEMDNQVIAETIGCSKGNLAVRLHRALKALRREVEALETGELR; encoded by the coding sequence ATGCCCCTGGTGCCCATGGACCAGGAAAAAGAAAAGGAGCTTGTGCTCAAGGCAGGGACCAGCATGGATGCCTTCGCCGAGCTGTACGAGCATTATGTCGACGGCATCTATGGATACGTCCTCAGGCGCGTAGGGAACGTCAGCGATGCGGAGGACATCACCGCGCGCACCTTTGAGAAGGCCCTGGGGGGTATCGGGGATTTCAAGTGGAAGGGAGCCTCCTTCTGCTCCTGGCTGGTGCGCATCGCGGCCAATAACGTCATCGACCACTACCGGCGGGAGGGAAAGGCGAAGATGGTCGACCTTGAAGAGGTGTTGCCCCAACTGGAGGCGAGCGACAATCCCACCAGGGGCATTGAGCGCCAGGAAGAGAACCGCCTGCTGCTGCGGGCGATGCTCTCCCTGCCGGAGAAGCATCGAGTGGTGATAGAGCTGAAGTTCATCGACGAGATGGATAACCAGGTGATCGCGGAGACCATCGGCTGCAGCAAGGGCAACCTGGCGGTGCGGTTGCACCGGGCATTGAAAGCCCTGCGGCGCGAGGTGGAGGCGCTGGAGACGGGAGAGTTGCGATGA
- a CDS encoding prepilin peptidase, with protein sequence MVLGKVYYSVVVFLFGLAVGSFDNVAIYRIPEGKSLWAPRSFCPTCGNTIAWYDNIPLLGFVILRGRCRHCSERISWRYPLVELLSGLLFLAVFAKVGYQWTAELLPYLFMVTVLIIVAAIDLQTQTIPNKVMYPAIPIALAAMGAVALVRGDYHIFTDSLIGAAVVSIPWALFALVFPKGFGMGDAKLAAFTGAILGWRAELVGFFLGIALGAIVGVVLMASGKRGRKSRIPFGPFLAAGAIAAIFWGQAIWDAYTGLL encoded by the coding sequence ATGGTGCTGGGCAAGGTGTATTACTCCGTGGTGGTCTTCCTCTTCGGGCTGGCGGTGGGGAGCTTCGATAACGTTGCCATCTACCGCATACCGGAAGGCAAATCCCTGTGGGCGCCGCGCTCCTTCTGCCCCACCTGCGGCAACACCATCGCCTGGTACGACAACATCCCGCTGCTCGGCTTTGTCATCCTGCGCGGCCGCTGCCGCCACTGCTCCGAGCGCATCTCGTGGCGCTATCCCCTGGTGGAGCTCCTGAGCGGCCTGCTCTTCCTCGCCGTCTTCGCCAAGGTGGGCTACCAGTGGACGGCGGAGCTGCTCCCCTACCTATTCATGGTGACTGTGCTCATCATCGTGGCCGCCATCGACCTCCAGACCCAGACCATCCCCAACAAGGTCATGTACCCCGCCATACCCATCGCTCTGGCCGCCATGGGTGCCGTAGCCCTGGTGCGGGGGGACTATCACATCTTCACCGACAGCCTCATCGGCGCCGCCGTCGTCTCCATCCCATGGGCCCTCTTCGCCCTGGTCTTTCCGAAGGGTTTCGGCATGGGCGATGCCAAGCTGGCCGCCTTCACCGGCGCTATCCTGGGCTGGAGAGCGGAGCTGGTGGGCTTCTTCCTCGGCATCGCCCTGGGGGCCATCGTGGGCGTTGTGCTCATGGCCTCTGGCAAGCGGGGCCGCAAGTCCCGCATCCCCTTCGGGCCGTTCCTGGCGGCCGGAGCGATCGCCGCGATCTTCTGGGGCCAGGCTATCTGGGACGCCTACACCGGCCTCTTATGA
- a CDS encoding AURKAIP1/COX24 domain-containing protein, which produces MSSVVKKRRKKMRKKKHKKLLKRTRWQRRNK; this is translated from the coding sequence TTGAGTTCGGTAGTCAAGAAACGCCGCAAGAAGATGCGCAAGAAGAAGCACAAGAAGCTCCTCAAGCGCACGCGCTGGCAGAGAAGGAACAAGTAG